The following are from one region of the Roseobacter fucihabitans genome:
- a CDS encoding ABC transporter ATP-binding protein, translating into MSTGIAIDARNVGKVYGAGATAVTALGDVSISIKKGEFFTLLGPSGCGKTTLLRCIAGFETPTSGAIHLSGQDITYTPPNQRPVNTVFQSYALFPHLSVAQNVGFGLKMLGKPAAEVARAVARVLGLVKLEDFADRLPAQLSGGQQQRVALARALAPEPQVLLLDEPLSALDLKLRKEMQSELKRLQTETGITFIFVTHDQEEALTMSDRIGVMSAGALLQVGTPHDIYEHPVNRFVADFIGETNFLTGQVAQGRVRIATGDALDVTLDGQEGTVTLAVRPEQIRVGPAGTGLPARIVETTYLGTDTHYTLALSEGSQVVARVQSNAGHSFAVGDAVGVIIDAQSVQVLAA; encoded by the coding sequence TTGAGTACAGGTATCGCAATTGACGCGCGTAATGTCGGCAAGGTCTATGGTGCGGGCGCGACTGCCGTGACCGCCCTGGGGGATGTCTCCATCTCTATCAAAAAAGGCGAATTCTTTACCCTCCTGGGTCCATCCGGGTGCGGCAAGACTACCCTCCTGCGCTGCATCGCCGGGTTTGAAACGCCAACATCAGGCGCGATTCACCTCTCCGGGCAGGACATCACTTACACGCCGCCCAACCAGCGCCCGGTCAATACCGTGTTTCAATCCTATGCGCTGTTTCCTCACCTCAGCGTTGCACAGAATGTCGGCTTTGGGCTTAAAATGCTTGGCAAACCGGCCGCTGAGGTTGCAAGGGCGGTGGCGCGTGTGCTGGGCTTGGTGAAGCTGGAAGACTTTGCCGACCGCCTGCCCGCCCAATTGTCAGGTGGCCAACAGCAACGTGTCGCGCTTGCACGCGCTTTGGCCCCCGAGCCGCAGGTTCTTTTGCTGGACGAGCCGCTCTCCGCGCTGGATCTCAAGCTGCGCAAGGAGATGCAGAGCGAACTCAAACGCCTGCAAACTGAAACCGGCATCACCTTCATTTTTGTCACCCATGATCAGGAAGAGGCGCTGACCATGTCCGACCGCATCGGTGTAATGTCCGCAGGCGCGCTGTTACAGGTCGGCACACCACATGATATCTATGAGCACCCCGTGAACCGGTTTGTCGCGGATTTCATTGGCGAGACGAATTTCTTGACCGGGCAGGTCGCGCAAGGCCGCGTGCGCATTGCCACCGGTGACGCGCTGGATGTGACGCTGGACGGGCAAGAGGGGACAGTGACCTTGGCGGTCCGGCCCGAACAGATCCGCGTGGGCCCTGCTGGCACTGGCCTGCCCGCCCGCATTGTCGAGACAACCTATCTGGGCACCGATACGCATTACACGCTGGCCTTGAGCGAGGGCAGCCAGGTGGTGGCCCGCGTGCAATCCAATGCGGGCCATTCCTTCGCCGTGGGCGATGCGGTTGGCGTCATCATAGATGCGCAATCCGTGCAGGTTCTGGCCGCATGA
- a CDS encoding DUF1194 domain-containing protein, which yields MRLIFAFCALLGATGPAMAQDVEVDVELFLAVDVSRSMSPAELEIQRRGYAEALTSAQVAAAIDNGLLGRIAITYVEWAGEHAQRVIVPWTLMQTPKDAEAIAQKITARFDEGLRRTSISGALLFAKNDFSTNGFKGLRRVIDVSGDGPNNQGRPVTRVRDAALEQGFVINGLPLMTQDALSNIWGIPDLDLYYQHCVIGGPGSFVIPVLAWDQFADAVKRKLVLEIAGLPALVIPAQYEPPQPYDCLIGEKMWDQNRAYFDIP from the coding sequence ATGCGTCTGATCTTTGCTTTTTGCGCTCTTTTGGGGGCTACCGGTCCGGCAATGGCGCAGGACGTGGAGGTCGATGTCGAGTTATTCCTCGCCGTTGACGTCTCGCGTTCGATGTCGCCCGCAGAGCTGGAGATCCAGCGGCGCGGCTACGCAGAGGCCCTGACGAGCGCGCAGGTGGCAGCAGCCATCGACAATGGTTTGTTGGGGCGCATCGCGATCACCTATGTCGAATGGGCAGGCGAGCACGCGCAGCGCGTGATCGTCCCCTGGACGCTGATGCAGACCCCCAAAGACGCCGAAGCCATCGCACAGAAAATCACCGCGCGATTTGACGAAGGCCTGAGACGGACGTCGATATCCGGGGCCCTCCTCTTTGCCAAAAACGACTTTAGCACAAATGGGTTCAAAGGGTTGAGGCGCGTTATTGATGTATCAGGTGATGGCCCCAACAATCAGGGACGCCCTGTTACCCGCGTGCGCGACGCCGCCCTTGAGCAAGGGTTCGTCATCAATGGTTTGCCCCTGATGACGCAGGACGCGCTGAGCAATATCTGGGGCATTCCGGATCTGGACCTCTATTACCAGCATTGCGTGATCGGTGGGCCGGGCTCTTTCGTCATCCCGGTTCTCGCGTGGGACCAGTTTGCCGATGCGGTGAAACGCAAATTGGTGCTGGAAATTGCCGGCCTTCCCGCGTTGGTCATTCCAGCGCAATACGAACCGCCCCAGCCCTATGATTGCCTGATCGGTGAAAAGATGTGGGATCAGAACCGCGCCTATTTCGATATTCCGTAA
- a CDS encoding replicative DNA helicase → MNEIAAFNPTGVDVQSPDSMPHSIEAEQQLLGAILTNNDIYDRVASIIGAKHFYDPVHARIFDIAAARIAKNNLASPVTLKAFMEEDEGLKELGGPAYLARLAGAAISAFAVRDYAQMIYDLAVRRDLIQLGREISDKAATVDVASEPREQIVEAEQALYKLAEQGQTESGFQSFLKAVTDAVNVANAAYQREGGLAGVSTGLIDMDKKLGGLHRSDLLILAGRPSMGKTSLATNIAFNIAKAYKRGKLHDGTEGAVDGGVVGFYSLEMSAEQLAARILSEAAEVPSEQIRRGDMTEVEFRRFVDAAKALEACPLYIDDTPALPISQLAARARRLKRTYGLDVLIVDYLQLVRGTGKSENRVNEISEITMGLKAIAKELDIPVIALSQLSRQVENREDKRPQLSDLRESGSIEQDADVVMFVFREEYYKEREKPGDHDLEAMAKWQEEMERLHGRAEVVIGKQRHGPIGTVELSFEGRFTRFGNLVQPWQQSSEPEY, encoded by the coding sequence ATGAACGAAATTGCGGCCTTCAATCCGACCGGCGTTGACGTACAATCCCCCGACTCCATGCCTCATTCCATTGAGGCAGAACAACAGCTTCTGGGCGCGATCCTCACCAATAACGACATCTATGACCGGGTGGCCTCGATCATCGGGGCGAAACATTTCTATGACCCGGTGCATGCGCGTATTTTTGACATCGCCGCCGCGCGCATTGCCAAGAATAACCTCGCTTCGCCGGTGACCTTGAAGGCCTTCATGGAGGAGGATGAGGGTCTTAAGGAATTGGGCGGTCCGGCCTATCTTGCCCGCCTCGCCGGGGCGGCGATTTCCGCCTTTGCGGTGCGTGATTATGCCCAGATGATTTATGATCTGGCGGTGCGCCGCGATCTGATCCAACTGGGGCGTGAAATCTCTGATAAGGCCGCAACCGTGGATGTCGCCTCTGAGCCGCGCGAACAAATCGTCGAGGCCGAACAGGCGCTCTATAAATTAGCCGAACAGGGGCAGACCGAAAGTGGTTTTCAAAGCTTTCTCAAGGCGGTAACGGACGCTGTTAATGTTGCCAACGCCGCCTATCAGCGCGAGGGTGGGCTTGCAGGCGTGTCCACCGGGTTAATTGATATGGACAAGAAACTGGGGGGGCTGCACCGCTCTGATTTGTTGATCCTGGCCGGGCGTCCCTCTATGGGGAAAACATCGCTGGCGACCAATATCGCGTTCAATATTGCCAAAGCCTATAAGCGTGGCAAACTGCATGATGGCACTGAGGGTGCCGTTGATGGGGGCGTCGTGGGTTTTTATTCGCTCGAAATGAGCGCCGAACAGCTCGCGGCACGGATCCTTTCCGAGGCGGCCGAGGTTCCATCCGAGCAGATCCGGCGTGGGGATATGACTGAGGTTGAATTCCGCCGTTTTGTCGATGCCGCTAAGGCGCTGGAGGCCTGTCCGCTTTACATTGATGACACGCCCGCCCTGCCGATCAGCCAGCTTGCCGCCCGCGCGCGGCGCCTCAAACGCACCTATGGGCTGGATGTGTTGATCGTGGATTACCTGCAACTGGTGCGCGGCACGGGCAAATCCGAGAACCGCGTCAATGAAATCTCCGAGATCACCATGGGCCTCAAGGCCATCGCCAAGGAGCTGGACATCCCGGTCATCGCGCTCTCGCAGTTGTCGCGCCAGGTCGAGAACCGCGAGGATAAGCGCCCCCAACTCAGTGACTTGCGCGAATCCGGTTCGATTGAGCAGGACGCGGATGTGGTGATGTTCGTGTTCCGCGAAGAATATTATAAGGAGCGCGAAAAACCCGGCGATCATGACCTGGAAGCCATGGCGAAATGGCAAGAGGAAATGGAGCGCCTGCACGGGCGCGCCGAGGTGGTCATCGGCAAGCAACGTCATGGCCCCATCGGCACGGTCGAGTTGAGTTTTGAGGGGCGCTTCACCCGCTTTGGTAATCTCGTACAGCCCTGGCAGCAAAGCAGCGAACCGGAATACTGA
- a CDS encoding orotate phosphoribosyltransferase, whose translation MIPTSYPDPAEIARLSARMLLEIKAVHFNAQEPFILASGLPSPTYIDCRKLISYPRIRSTLMDFLTVTVMRNAGFEAFDNIAGGETAGIPFAALVAERMGLPMTYVRKKPKGYGRGARIEGEMREGERVLLVEDLTTDGGSKLSFVDAIRETGATCGHTAVIFYYGIFPETEKTLGDHGVQLHSLCTWWDVLGEAKNQGAFDAQTLTEVERFLHDPRKWQSDNAK comes from the coding sequence ATGATCCCGACCAGTTACCCCGACCCTGCCGAAATCGCGCGTCTGAGCGCGCGTATGCTGCTGGAGATCAAGGCCGTGCATTTTAATGCGCAGGAACCCTTCATCCTCGCCTCCGGTCTGCCAAGCCCCACCTATATCGATTGCCGCAAACTCATCAGCTACCCGCGCATTCGCAGCACGCTGATGGATTTTCTGACCGTGACCGTCATGCGCAACGCAGGGTTTGAAGCCTTCGACAATATCGCGGGCGGCGAAACGGCAGGCATTCCCTTTGCAGCCCTTGTGGCCGAACGCATGGGCCTGCCTATGACCTACGTGCGCAAGAAACCCAAAGGCTACGGGCGCGGCGCGCGGATTGAGGGAGAGATGCGCGAAGGCGAGCGCGTTTTGCTCGTCGAAGACCTGACCACGGACGGCGGCTCCAAGCTCTCTTTCGTAGATGCGATCCGCGAAACCGGCGCCACTTGTGGCCACACGGCGGTGATCTTCTACTACGGCATTTTCCCGGAAACCGAAAAGACGCTGGGTGATCATGGCGTGCAATTGCACAGCCTGTGTACCTGGTGGGACGTTCTGGGCGAGGCCAAAAACCAAGGCGCATTTGATGCGCAAACCCTCACCGAGGTTGAGCGATTTTTGCATGATCCGCGTAAGTGGCAGTCAGATAACGCAAAATAA
- the pyrC gene encoding dihydroorotase produces the protein MTQTLTLRRPDDWHLHLRDGAMLQTVLPATTAHFARAIIMPNLVPPVVTFADAKAYQARILEACPKGADFTPLMTLYLTENTNPDDVAAAHASGLVHAVKLYPAGATTNSASGVADFDKVRPVLEKMAEIGLPLCVHGEVTDPDIDIFDREAVFIDRVLDPIRRATPGLRVVMEHITTSNAVDYARAQDDTLGATITTHHLVINRNHILAGGIKPHYYCLPVAKREEHRLALRGAAKSGEGRFFLGTDSAPHTDANKLLPCGCAGCFTAPNTLSILAQVFEQENALERLEGFTSLHGPAFYGLPVNETTITLEKSGATYPAHVQTPDGPVTVFDPGFDLEWAVR, from the coding sequence ATGACACAGACCCTGACCCTACGCCGCCCCGATGACTGGCATTTGCACCTGCGCGACGGCGCAATGTTGCAAACCGTCCTGCCTGCCACAACCGCCCATTTCGCGCGTGCCATCATCATGCCCAACTTAGTGCCGCCCGTGGTGACGTTTGCCGATGCAAAGGCCTATCAGGCGCGCATTCTGGAGGCCTGTCCAAAGGGCGCGGATTTCACACCGCTGATGACGCTTTACCTGACGGAAAACACCAATCCCGATGATGTCGCGGCCGCCCATGCCTCCGGGCTGGTGCATGCTGTGAAACTCTATCCCGCCGGTGCCACGACCAATTCCGCCAGCGGTGTCGCGGATTTCGACAAGGTACGCCCGGTTCTGGAGAAGATGGCCGAGATCGGTCTGCCGCTCTGCGTGCACGGTGAAGTCACCGATCCCGATATTGACATCTTTGACCGAGAGGCCGTTTTCATTGACCGTGTGCTGGATCCGATCCGGCGCGCCACGCCCGGTTTGCGCGTGGTGATGGAGCATATCACAACCTCCAATGCCGTGGATTACGCTCGCGCGCAGGATGACACATTGGGAGCCACGATCACGACGCATCATCTGGTGATCAACCGCAATCACATTCTGGCCGGAGGGATCAAGCCACATTACTATTGCCTGCCCGTGGCCAAGCGCGAGGAACATCGGCTTGCCCTGCGCGGTGCCGCCAAATCCGGTGAGGGGCGCTTCTTTCTAGGCACGGATTCCGCACCGCATACGGATGCGAATAAGCTCCTGCCCTGTGGCTGTGCGGGCTGTTTCACCGCCCCCAATACGCTGTCGATTCTTGCGCAGGTTTTCGAGCAGGAAAATGCACTGGAGCGGCTTGAGGGGTTCACCTCTCTGCATGGTCCGGCATTTTACGGCCTGCCCGTCAATGAGACCACGATCACGCTGGAAAAATCCGGCGCGACCTACCCGGCACATGTGCAAACCCCTGATGGCCCCGTGACGGTCTTTGATCCCGGTTTCGATTTGGAATGGGCCGTGCGTTAG